Proteins from a single region of Pseudodesulfovibrio portus:
- a CDS encoding NAD(P)/FAD-dependent oxidoreductase yields the protein MSGIYDVAILGSGPGGLQAAIHSSRKKARVLMLGRIDNSSLYWAHVENYCCQVKISGEEVLRTGREQAENFGTEFRDEDVLTIEPDGSLFSIKLESGDVVKSKTVILATGSSRNKLKVPGEKELLGKGVSYCVDCDAGFYRDEIVAVAGCRSAAAGGAVALTNFASEVHLYCEELDVAEGLRKQLIDTGVHVHEGVKIEEILGETAVTGVKLDDGSTMDVSGVFIELGAKGVLELTAMLGVQLDENMKYIEADKKQRTSVPGVYAAGDICGPPLQMAKAVGEGCVAGIEAATYAKKMEVE from the coding sequence ATGTCAGGAATATACGACGTAGCCATTCTCGGTTCCGGCCCCGGCGGGCTCCAGGCCGCCATCCACTCGTCCCGCAAAAAGGCCCGCGTCCTCATGCTGGGCCGCATCGACAACTCCTCCCTGTATTGGGCGCACGTTGAAAACTACTGCTGCCAGGTGAAAATCTCCGGCGAGGAGGTCCTGCGCACGGGCCGCGAGCAGGCCGAAAACTTCGGCACCGAGTTCCGCGACGAGGACGTGCTGACCATCGAACCCGACGGCAGCCTTTTCTCCATCAAGCTGGAATCCGGCGACGTCGTCAAATCCAAGACCGTCATCCTGGCCACCGGGTCCAGCCGCAACAAGCTCAAGGTGCCGGGTGAAAAGGAACTGCTCGGCAAGGGCGTCAGCTACTGCGTGGACTGCGACGCGGGCTTCTACAGGGACGAAATCGTGGCCGTGGCCGGTTGCCGGAGCGCGGCGGCAGGCGGCGCGGTGGCCCTGACCAACTTTGCCTCCGAGGTGCACCTGTACTGCGAGGAACTGGACGTGGCCGAAGGGCTGCGCAAGCAGCTCATTGATACGGGCGTCCACGTCCACGAGGGCGTGAAGATCGAGGAGATCCTGGGCGAGACCGCAGTCACCGGCGTCAAGCTGGACGACGGTTCCACCATGGACGTCAGCGGAGTATTCATCGAACTTGGAGCCAAGGGGGTTCTGGAACTGACCGCCATGCTCGGCGTACAGCTCGACGAGAACATGAAATACATAGAGGCTGACAAGAAGCAGCGAACCAGCGTGCCCGGCGTCTACGCCGCAGGCGACATCTGCGGCCCGCCGCTGCAGATGGCCAAGGCCGTGGGCGAGGGATGCGTGGCCGGTATCGAAGCGGCCACCTACGCGAAAAAGATGGAAGTCGAATAG
- a CDS encoding potassium:proton antiporter — MLKSLGFLSWAACLLTLAYQSVSWVLFNNWPELDMFSVLNTLFGLDLLSIVETLPLDATAKLLYVALTTELALFLWWTGVAMFVLMLIIQLVRK; from the coding sequence ATGTTGAAGTCACTCGGTTTCCTCAGTTGGGCCGCCTGCCTGCTGACCCTCGCCTACCAATCAGTCTCCTGGGTCCTGTTCAACAACTGGCCGGAACTCGACATGTTCTCGGTCCTCAACACCCTCTTCGGCCTCGACCTGCTTTCGATTGTCGAGACCCTGCCGCTGGACGCGACGGCCAAGCTCCTCTACGTCGCCCTGACCACGGAACTGGCCCTGTTCCTGTGGTGGACAGGCGTTGCCATGTTCGTCCTGATGCTCATCATTCAACTGGTCCGCAAGTGA
- a CDS encoding FAD-dependent oxidoreductase, with translation MITSSVLILLGIGFTAAVILAVASKVLYVYEDPRIAQVESVLAGANCGGCGYPGCAGAAQGVVEGKAGATVCVIGGDTVAANVAAIMGLEFSSMEKQIAFIDCTGGVRAEDIYHYAGVKDCRAQNLLYSGSKMCPEGCLGYGTCVTACQFGAIEMGPNGYPVVDPNLCTACGGCEQVCPRGVITIWGMTARITHLNEVNDCLAPCRQKCPGEINIPRYIEQVSRGDYAGALETIRERIPMPLSIGRVCPHPCEGVCRRGHVDEPIGINMIKRFAADWEMNSGTRQPVSCAPDTGRKVAVVGGGPAGLSCAFFLRRLGHQPTIFESMPKLGGQLRYGIPEYRLPKAVLDWEIEGILDLGIDVEYNKYFGKDFSLNSLAEDGFEAVFLGIGAWMNLNLRIDNEDAEGVETGTEFLTKVGLGMETGIGKKVVVIGGGNTAIDAARTSVRLGADVTLMYRRTRDEMPANIEEIIAAEDETVRYLFLAAPTRIVTDDAGHVTHIEYIKMELGEPDASGRRRPVPIEGSETLIEADTVYTAIGQKPELSCLYDETGSCSLEETRWRTLGADPDTLVTALPHVFTGGDMHTGPALVITALGEGRKAARSIHQYLNEGAPHVPDNLQRELIDYTMFTHVPDVGLRKRPTMPHLIEYDERTCSFKEIEGALSAEDTKHETCRCLRCGLTCYNRDLPEGVDCDAGECLKNQ, from the coding sequence ATGATCACATCTTCCGTACTCATCCTCCTCGGCATCGGGTTCACGGCCGCCGTCATCCTGGCCGTGGCCTCCAAGGTCCTCTACGTCTACGAAGACCCGCGCATAGCCCAGGTCGAATCCGTGCTGGCCGGGGCCAATTGCGGCGGCTGCGGCTATCCCGGCTGCGCAGGCGCGGCCCAGGGCGTGGTCGAAGGCAAGGCCGGAGCCACGGTCTGCGTCATCGGCGGCGACACGGTAGCCGCCAACGTGGCCGCCATCATGGGGCTCGAATTTTCTTCCATGGAAAAACAGATCGCCTTCATAGACTGCACCGGCGGCGTCAGGGCCGAAGACATCTATCACTACGCAGGGGTCAAGGACTGCCGCGCCCAGAATCTGCTCTACAGCGGCTCCAAGATGTGCCCAGAGGGATGCCTCGGCTATGGCACCTGCGTAACGGCCTGCCAGTTCGGGGCCATCGAGATGGGCCCCAACGGCTATCCCGTAGTGGACCCGAACCTGTGCACCGCATGCGGCGGCTGCGAGCAGGTCTGCCCGCGCGGCGTGATCACCATCTGGGGCATGACCGCGCGCATCACCCACTTGAACGAGGTCAACGACTGCCTGGCCCCGTGCCGCCAGAAATGCCCCGGAGAGATCAACATCCCCCGGTACATCGAGCAGGTCTCGCGCGGCGACTACGCAGGAGCCCTGGAGACCATCCGCGAACGCATTCCCATGCCCCTGTCCATCGGCCGCGTCTGTCCGCACCCCTGCGAGGGCGTCTGCCGCCGCGGCCACGTGGACGAACCCATCGGCATCAACATGATCAAACGCTTCGCCGCCGACTGGGAGATGAACTCAGGCACCCGCCAACCCGTCTCCTGCGCCCCGGACACGGGCCGCAAGGTGGCCGTGGTCGGCGGCGGGCCCGCCGGTCTGTCCTGCGCCTTTTTCCTGCGCCGGTTGGGACACCAGCCGACCATCTTCGAATCCATGCCCAAGCTCGGCGGCCAGCTCCGCTACGGCATCCCGGAATACAGGCTGCCCAAGGCGGTTCTCGACTGGGAGATCGAGGGCATCCTCGATCTGGGTATCGACGTGGAGTACAACAAGTATTTCGGTAAGGATTTCAGCCTCAACTCCCTGGCCGAAGACGGCTTTGAAGCCGTGTTCCTCGGCATCGGCGCCTGGATGAACCTGAACCTGCGCATCGACAACGAAGATGCCGAAGGCGTGGAAACCGGCACCGAATTCCTGACCAAGGTCGGACTGGGAATGGAAACGGGCATCGGCAAGAAGGTGGTGGTCATCGGCGGCGGCAACACCGCCATCGACGCGGCCCGCACCAGCGTACGCCTGGGCGCGGACGTGACCCTCATGTACCGCCGCACCCGCGACGAAATGCCCGCCAACATAGAAGAGATCATCGCCGCCGAGGACGAGACCGTCAGATACCTCTTCCTGGCCGCGCCCACCCGAATCGTCACCGACGACGCCGGGCACGTCACCCACATCGAATACATCAAGATGGAGCTGGGCGAGCCCGACGCCTCCGGCCGCCGCCGTCCCGTGCCCATCGAAGGCTCCGAGACGCTCATCGAGGCGGACACCGTGTACACGGCCATCGGCCAGAAGCCGGAACTCTCCTGCCTGTACGACGAAACCGGCTCCTGCTCCCTGGAAGAGACCCGCTGGCGCACCCTGGGTGCCGATCCGGACACCCTGGTGACCGCCCTGCCGCACGTCTTCACGGGCGGCGACATGCACACCGGACCGGCCCTGGTCATCACCGCCCTGGGCGAAGGCAGGAAGGCGGCCCGATCCATTCACCAATACCTCAACGAAGGCGCACCGCACGTCCCCGACAATCTGCAGCGCGAGTTGATCGACTACACCATGTTCACGCATGTGCCCGACGTGGGCCTGCGCAAGCGCCCGACCATGCCGCATCTCATCGAATACGACGAACGCACCTGCTCCTTCAAGGAGATCGAGGGAGCACTGAGCGCCGAGGACACAAAGCACGAAACCTGCCGCTGCCTGCGCTGCGGCCTGACCTGCTACAACAGGGACCTGCCCGAGGGCGTGGATTGCGACGCCGGGGAATGTCTCAAAAACCAATAA
- a CDS encoding lysylphosphatidylglycerol synthase transmembrane domain-containing protein translates to MLNSRSVVLQVLKVAFVVAIFAYLLASGKLDIGQFEVAAIQWDLFLVSIALVATTMLLLMIRYWYVVRSNQIPLNLSEAFRIGFVAFFFTNCAFGALSGEIVRMTYTAPYAEKKSRVLNAILFDRFIGVLSLSTLSLIGLAFNRSLIHAPWFFIATGAIFLFSSFAWQALISICSLSYLGHKWGVLTSYAFMVVIAASGFLLFAGDDGLLSHHWGRYVGIAMLLSFLVYVPILLAMIRRVKNSPDWQIEAPVNRWRLLVARVESVLHSCMQFVSRFKVLAIALGMALIAHFLYVLALLFIGMALAGNMGFHVAQGLLAAPMTFLMNLFPFPGAGAGVNEASYGFFMETLAGVDITTAVSSYFFFRCILILLSLVGAPLFVLRGKNSSQLAAKIAMSNGGDECE, encoded by the coding sequence ATGCTCAATAGCAGGTCCGTTGTCTTACAGGTTCTAAAAGTGGCCTTTGTGGTGGCTATCTTTGCGTATTTGTTGGCTTCCGGAAAGCTTGATATTGGGCAATTTGAAGTGGCCGCCATTCAGTGGGATTTGTTTCTTGTCAGCATTGCTTTGGTGGCGACTACCATGCTCCTGCTGATGATTCGCTATTGGTATGTGGTTCGCAGCAATCAAATACCGCTTAACCTGAGTGAGGCCTTCAGGATTGGTTTTGTCGCATTTTTTTTCACAAATTGCGCTTTTGGGGCCTTAAGCGGAGAAATAGTTCGGATGACGTATACGGCTCCATATGCTGAAAAAAAGAGCCGTGTATTAAACGCAATATTATTCGACAGGTTTATTGGCGTTCTTAGTCTGTCAACTCTGAGTTTGATCGGATTAGCCTTCAACCGGTCGCTGATTCATGCCCCATGGTTCTTCATCGCGACTGGTGCCATATTTCTTTTTTCAAGCTTTGCTTGGCAGGCGCTGATCTCAATATGCTCATTGAGTTATCTAGGGCACAAGTGGGGTGTGCTGACGAGCTATGCCTTCATGGTTGTCATCGCAGCAAGCGGATTCCTTTTGTTTGCAGGGGACGATGGACTCTTGTCCCATCACTGGGGACGGTACGTTGGAATAGCAATGCTGCTATCCTTCCTGGTCTACGTTCCCATTTTGTTGGCAATGATAAGGAGAGTCAAAAATAGTCCGGACTGGCAAATCGAGGCCCCCGTGAACAGGTGGAGACTGTTGGTTGCCCGGGTGGAATCGGTACTGCATTCATGTATGCAGTTTGTCAGTAGGTTCAAGGTGTTGGCCATAGCGCTGGGGATGGCTCTGATTGCCCATTTTTTATACGTTTTGGCGTTACTTTTTATTGGGATGGCTTTGGCTGGCAACATGGGGTTTCATGTCGCCCAAGGCTTATTGGCGGCCCCTATGACTTTCCTGATGAATCTATTCCCCTTTCCGGGAGCAGGTGCCGGCGTCAATGAAGCCTCGTATGGTTTTTTTATGGAAACCTTGGCGGGCGTCGACATCACAACAGCTGTGAGTAGCTATTTTTTCTTTCGTTGTATTTTGATTTTGTTAAGCCTGGTTGGGGCGCCGTTATTTGTCCTGCGGGGCAAGAATAGTTCACAGCTAGCTGCGAAGATTGCCATGTCGAATGGAGGAGACGAATGTGAGTGA
- the rsxE gene encoding electron transport complex subunit RsxE: protein MSALWKEFSKGLWKDLPPFKLVLGLCPVLAVTKTAYNGFGMGMAVIFVLALSNLMVSLLRKVIPTKVRIACFIVVAASLVVCVELLMQAYAYPLYQQLGIFVPLIVVNCIILGRAEAFASKNPLLLSVADGLGMGIGFTISLTFLGSIRELFGYGTWFGMQVTGDWYQPFTFMVEAPGAFVCLGVLLAGMNAFTNWQRKTKGLEAIEGPTHDCKSCGMCATKPGL, encoded by the coding sequence ATGAGTGCACTCTGGAAGGAATTTTCGAAAGGGCTGTGGAAGGACCTGCCGCCGTTCAAGCTGGTACTCGGCCTGTGCCCGGTGCTGGCCGTGACCAAGACCGCATACAACGGCTTCGGCATGGGCATGGCCGTCATTTTCGTGCTGGCCCTGTCCAACCTCATGGTGTCGCTCCTGCGCAAGGTCATCCCGACCAAGGTCCGCATCGCCTGCTTCATCGTGGTGGCCGCCTCACTGGTCGTCTGCGTGGAGCTGCTCATGCAGGCCTATGCCTACCCCCTCTACCAGCAGCTCGGCATCTTCGTCCCGCTCATCGTGGTCAACTGCATCATCCTGGGGCGGGCCGAGGCGTTCGCCTCCAAGAACCCCCTCCTCCTGTCCGTGGCCGACGGCCTTGGCATGGGCATCGGCTTCACCATTTCACTGACCTTCCTCGGCTCCATTCGCGAATTGTTCGGCTACGGCACATGGTTCGGCATGCAGGTCACGGGCGACTGGTACCAGCCGTTCACCTTCATGGTCGAGGCCCCCGGCGCCTTCGTGTGCCTGGGCGTGCTCCTGGCGGGCATGAACGCCTTTACCAACTGGCAGCGCAAGACCAAGGGGCTCGAAGCCATTGAAGGCCCCACCCACGACTGCAAATCCTGCGGCATGTGCGCCACCAAGCCGGGACTGTAG
- a CDS encoding electron transport complex protein RnfA has translation MDYFVLVIAAIFVNNIVLAQYLGNCPFIGTSKESSVAIGMGLAVVFVAAMAAVITWCVQKFLLAPNDLSYLQTITFILVIAALVQFVEMFLKKAVPPLYKSLGIFLPLITTNCAVLGIAIICQREEFTLFETLIFSVASGVGFMLALVVLASIRERLDLARVPIAMKGTPLGLIMAGLMSLAFFAFKGMAS, from the coding sequence ATGGATTACTTCGTACTCGTCATCGCCGCCATCTTCGTCAACAACATCGTGTTGGCGCAGTACCTTGGCAACTGCCCGTTCATCGGCACGTCCAAGGAATCGAGCGTGGCCATCGGCATGGGTCTGGCCGTGGTCTTCGTGGCCGCCATGGCCGCGGTCATCACCTGGTGCGTGCAGAAATTCCTGCTCGCGCCCAATGACCTCAGCTACCTCCAGACCATCACCTTCATCCTGGTCATCGCCGCCCTCGTCCAGTTCGTGGAGATGTTCCTGAAAAAAGCCGTGCCCCCCCTGTACAAGTCCCTCGGCATCTTCCTGCCGCTGATCACCACCAACTGCGCCGTGCTCGGCATCGCCATCATCTGCCAGCGAGAGGAGTTCACCCTGTTCGAAACGCTGATCTTCTCCGTTGCATCCGGCGTCGGCTTCATGCTCGCCCTGGTGGTCCTGGCGTCCATCCGCGAACGCCTCGATCTGGCCCGCGTCCCCATCGCCATGAAGGGCACGCCCCTTGGCCTGATAATGGCCGGACTCATGTCACTCGCATTCTTCGCCTTCAAAGGCATGGCCTCCTAG
- a CDS encoding RnfABCDGE type electron transport complex subunit D: MLKPLTPMLTVAVPPHIHCGRTIKRYVLETLLALLPASILAVAAFGVDALRVMALSCAVAVLTEAVCNRLMKREPSVDDYSALLTGLLFAFLLPASAPWWLVTIGTVASIALGKMIFGGLGGSPLAAPLVGWALCRISWPGFMDTNATMLMSDLPAPLQQLKYFGLDAVSSLDPVSLLLGNQLGGLGEVQVAALLAGGAFLLIRGHVRWHIPAGFICGLLATAFIYQLLDPATYAPPLFHLLSGGAVFGAFFLATDESSSPIGTVPALLYGLAAGAMVIIIRVYGIYPDGVPFAILLANLFTPLLDRIRPKPFGGPYSFSDETGGA; this comes from the coding sequence ATGCTGAAGCCGCTCACGCCCATGCTGACCGTCGCGGTCCCGCCCCATATCCATTGCGGGCGCACCATAAAGCGGTATGTGCTCGAGACCCTGCTCGCCCTGCTCCCGGCATCGATCCTGGCCGTTGCCGCCTTCGGCGTGGACGCACTCCGGGTGATGGCCCTGTCCTGCGCAGTGGCCGTGCTCACCGAAGCCGTCTGCAACCGGCTCATGAAACGCGAACCGTCCGTGGACGACTACAGCGCCCTGCTCACAGGGTTGCTCTTCGCCTTCCTGCTCCCGGCGTCGGCCCCCTGGTGGCTGGTGACCATCGGCACCGTCGCCTCCATCGCGCTCGGCAAGATGATTTTCGGCGGATTGGGCGGAAGCCCCCTGGCCGCCCCGCTCGTGGGCTGGGCCCTGTGCCGCATCTCCTGGCCCGGCTTCATGGACACCAACGCCACCATGCTCATGTCCGATCTCCCGGCTCCCCTGCAGCAACTGAAATATTTCGGCCTTGATGCCGTGTCCTCACTCGATCCCGTGTCCCTGCTCCTGGGCAACCAGCTCGGCGGCCTGGGCGAAGTCCAGGTGGCGGCCCTGCTCGCCGGCGGGGCCTTCCTGCTCATCCGGGGGCACGTCCGCTGGCATATTCCCGCCGGATTCATCTGCGGCCTGCTCGCCACCGCCTTCATCTACCAGCTCCTGGACCCGGCGACCTACGCCCCGCCCCTGTTCCACCTGCTGTCGGGCGGCGCGGTCTTCGGCGCGTTCTTCCTGGCCACGGACGAATCGTCCTCGCCCATAGGAACCGTTCCGGCCCTGCTCTACGGCCTCGCGGCAGGAGCCATGGTCATCATCATCCGCGTATACGGCATCTATCCCGACGGCGTGCCGTTCGCCATCCTTCTGGCCAACCTGTTCACCCCGCTGCTCGACCGCATCCGGCCCAAGCCCTTTGGTGGCCCATATTCCTTCTCCGATGAAACGGGGGGCGCGTAA
- a CDS encoding electron transporter RnfC: MTRFSFNLQTGETGPLTRAPRPDVVNLPLTGQRPVLSVGDQVLAGTKVAEAVNDTDGDLHAPLAGFIREVEPFTMRIEVSGDDKVNADAPCTENGDALKQWLREKGVDSRSLYRAQTLIINAVPPEPGISIFEPLLRDYRKTLEIGLDMVKRVVEPSKMFLVAAKGNKANAFANCTVMHVKPVYPNGLDPLVIKTVTGRETITGSRPADITILSVKELYFIGRVAETGRPLTETVMTIGDLNQLVPVGTPVGFLTNKSGATVQPGDRVVIGGPLRGMAAVNLEQGVDKDASGLHILRSGDSLAATDNFCLGCGECERHCPARIMPGMISRCAEFKQFKRAENFHIHSCMECGLCAYWCKAQRPLLQYIRLAKYELALLAETNKAAPAATEAIDGES; the protein is encoded by the coding sequence ATGACCAGATTCAGCTTCAACCTGCAGACCGGCGAGACCGGTCCCCTGACCCGGGCCCCCCGGCCCGACGTGGTAAACCTGCCCCTGACCGGGCAGCGCCCCGTCCTGTCCGTGGGCGACCAGGTCCTGGCCGGGACCAAGGTGGCCGAAGCAGTAAATGACACCGACGGCGACCTGCACGCCCCCCTGGCGGGCTTCATACGGGAGGTGGAACCGTTCACCATGCGCATCGAGGTCAGCGGCGACGACAAGGTCAATGCCGACGCGCCGTGCACGGAAAACGGCGATGCGCTCAAGCAATGGCTCCGTGAAAAGGGCGTCGATTCGCGGTCCCTGTATCGCGCCCAGACCCTGATCATCAACGCGGTCCCACCCGAGCCGGGCATTTCCATCTTCGAGCCGCTCCTGCGCGACTACCGCAAGACCCTGGAGATCGGCCTGGACATGGTCAAACGGGTGGTGGAACCCTCCAAGATGTTCCTGGTGGCGGCCAAAGGCAACAAGGCCAACGCGTTCGCCAACTGTACGGTCATGCACGTCAAGCCCGTCTACCCCAACGGCCTCGATCCCCTGGTGATCAAGACCGTCACGGGACGAGAGACCATCACGGGCTCACGCCCCGCCGACATCACCATCCTTTCCGTCAAGGAACTCTATTTCATCGGGCGCGTGGCCGAGACGGGCCGCCCCCTCACCGAAACCGTCATGACCATCGGCGACCTGAACCAGCTGGTGCCCGTGGGTACGCCCGTGGGCTTCCTGACGAACAAATCCGGAGCAACGGTCCAACCGGGCGACCGCGTCGTCATCGGCGGCCCCCTGCGCGGCATGGCCGCCGTGAACCTCGAGCAGGGCGTGGACAAAGACGCCAGCGGCCTGCACATCCTGCGGTCGGGAGACAGCCTCGCCGCGACCGACAACTTCTGTCTCGGCTGCGGCGAATGCGAACGCCACTGCCCGGCCCGGATCATGCCCGGCATGATCAGCCGGTGCGCCGAGTTCAAGCAGTTCAAGCGGGCCGAGAACTTCCACATCCACTCCTGCATGGAATGCGGCCTGTGCGCCTACTGGTGCAAGGCGCAGCGTCCGCTGCTCCAGTATATCCGGCTGGCCAAATACGAACTGGCCCTTTTGGCCGAAACCAACAAGGCCGCCCCGGCCGCAACCGAAGCAATCGACGGAGAATCCTGA
- the rnfG gene encoding RnfABCDGE type electron transport complex subunit G, translating into MKEMIKMIVVLSLICALSGLTLATVRQATSTRIEEQVMTYVQGPALDQIFSDHDNNPVKDRKIFDTPNGPITVFPAMKAGKLTGVAFETYGKGYGGDIGVMVGFVIDGSKLEGIGITTLKETPGLGARVVEPEYRDQFKGHSTASIALEKQGGDIAAISGATISSTGTVAAVNDAVKIFNTIKDKLPTAWGS; encoded by the coding sequence ATGAAAGAAATGATCAAGATGATCGTGGTCCTGTCGCTCATCTGCGCCCTGTCCGGCCTGACCCTGGCCACGGTCAGACAGGCCACCTCCACCCGCATCGAGGAACAGGTCATGACCTACGTGCAGGGCCCGGCCCTGGACCAGATATTCAGCGACCACGACAACAACCCGGTCAAGGACCGCAAGATCTTCGACACCCCGAACGGCCCGATCACGGTCTTCCCGGCCATGAAGGCGGGCAAGCTGACCGGCGTCGCCTTCGAGACCTACGGCAAAGGGTACGGCGGCGACATCGGCGTCATGGTCGGCTTCGTCATCGACGGCTCGAAACTCGAGGGCATAGGCATCACCACGCTCAAGGAAACGCCCGGTCTGGGGGCACGGGTGGTGGAACCCGAATACCGCGACCAGTTCAAGGGCCACTCCACGGCATCCATCGCCCTGGAAAAGCAGGGCGGCGACATCGCGGCCATCTCGGGAGCGACCATTTCGTCCACAGGGACAGTGGCCGCAGTCAATGACGCCGTGAAGATTTTCAACACGATCAAGGACAAACTCCCCACTGCCTGGGGTTCGTAG
- a CDS encoding PilZ domain-containing protein, producing the protein MDIVSGDRIILQLSTFEDRFLGIVAGVREDGRVMASVAMPAAALDRLRVDPHASVKYAHDGRLLGFSSRVLNIWQQDDTLVELEGPGTIFDAEERSEPRCNCCYPATMIEEGKAARGVVEDMSASCARVRYVGNGLAPFPESSGRSVELTVHPFEMDEEGYSVGCSVVKSFMKNGERYIVLRFNSGDTDALRRISDFIETQACCILPTM; encoded by the coding sequence ATGGACATCGTTTCCGGAGACCGCATCATTCTTCAACTGTCGACCTTCGAGGACAGGTTCCTCGGAATCGTCGCGGGGGTGCGTGAAGACGGCAGGGTCATGGCCAGCGTGGCCATGCCTGCGGCGGCCCTGGACCGGCTGCGGGTCGATCCCCATGCCTCGGTGAAATACGCCCATGACGGTCGGCTGCTCGGTTTCTCGTCCCGTGTCCTGAACATCTGGCAGCAGGACGATACCCTCGTCGAACTGGAAGGCCCCGGCACCATCTTCGACGCCGAAGAGCGGTCCGAGCCGCGCTGCAACTGCTGTTACCCGGCCACCATGATCGAGGAAGGAAAGGCGGCCAGGGGCGTGGTCGAGGACATGTCCGCCAGTTGCGCCCGCGTTCGCTATGTCGGCAACGGATTGGCTCCTTTCCCCGAGAGTTCTGGCCGTAGCGTCGAACTCACCGTCCATCCTTTCGAGATGGACGAGGAAGGCTATTCCGTGGGCTGTTCCGTGGTCAAATCGTTCATGAAAAACGGAGAACGATACATCGTTCTCCGTTTCAATTCAGGTGATACGGACGCTCTTAGGCGGATATCCGATTTTATCGAAACCCAGGCCTGCTGCATCCTGCCGACCATGTAG
- a CDS encoding cytochrome c3 family protein produces the protein MPVRVLLDNKGGKIILNHTAHADLMDQDCSACHHTTGNSPNPPACADCHAAKFDAAFRTGHQKTLPGDQCGTCHHPTASINKFMHDEHADDYAGGDCQACHHDTSIEPTPQSCSNCHMDGSNSVLRLRDAAHARCADCHVDLYDEGIKGCATCHERNPAKTDEPEKRACSSCHDTPTDQLVPTTMNAFHAKCMGCHEEQGTGPFGDDACYQCHMK, from the coding sequence TTGCCCGTCCGCGTCCTACTGGACAACAAGGGCGGCAAGATCATTCTCAACCACACGGCCCACGCAGACCTGATGGACCAGGACTGCAGCGCCTGCCATCACACCACGGGCAACAGCCCGAATCCCCCGGCCTGTGCTGACTGCCACGCCGCCAAATTCGACGCCGCGTTCCGGACCGGGCACCAGAAAACGCTCCCCGGAGATCAATGCGGGACCTGCCACCACCCGACCGCAAGCATCAATAAATTCATGCACGATGAACACGCCGACGATTATGCGGGGGGCGATTGCCAGGCCTGCCATCACGACACGTCCATCGAGCCGACGCCCCAGTCCTGCTCCAACTGCCACATGGACGGTTCCAATTCGGTACTTCGCCTCCGCGACGCCGCCCACGCACGGTGCGCCGATTGCCACGTCGACCTGTACGACGAGGGCATCAAGGGTTGCGCCACCTGCCATGAACGCAACCCGGCGAAGACCGACGAGCCGGAAAAGCGGGCATGCTCCAGCTGCCACGACACCCCCACCGACCAATTGGTGCCCACCACCATGAATGCCTTCCACGCCAAGTGCATGGGCTGCCACGAAGAACAGGGCACGGGACCGTTCGGCGACGACGCCTGCTACCAGTGCCACATGAAATAG
- a CDS encoding sterol desaturase family protein, translating into MSPETAIRLGSFLGMLMIMGMAETVWPRRAPTAPKGKRWLSNLSVLALSTLLIRLLVPFIPTGVALYAAENGIGLLNAVALPHWAAIVISVLLLDMVIYWQHVAFHRIPVLWRIHRMHHADTDIDASTGIRFHPIEFILSMGLKLSVILVLGPPVIGVIAFEVLLNGCAVFNHANVRLPITLDKWLRLIVVTPDQHRVHHSTSPKEFNMNYGFNLPWWDRLFHTYKPQPDLGHQGMKIGLNIFRDPVFLGLGRMLTIPFR; encoded by the coding sequence GTGTCACCGGAAACCGCCATCCGCCTCGGTTCGTTCCTCGGCATGCTCATGATCATGGGCATGGCCGAAACTGTCTGGCCCCGGCGTGCGCCGACCGCGCCCAAAGGGAAACGCTGGCTGTCCAACCTTTCGGTCCTGGCATTGTCCACCCTGCTCATCCGATTGCTGGTGCCCTTCATACCCACCGGCGTGGCCCTGTATGCCGCCGAAAACGGCATCGGCCTGCTCAACGCGGTAGCCCTGCCCCATTGGGCAGCCATCGTGATTTCCGTTCTGCTCCTCGACATGGTCATCTACTGGCAGCACGTCGCCTTCCACCGCATCCCCGTCCTGTGGCGCATCCACCGCATGCACCATGCGGACACGGATATCGACGCCTCCACGGGCATCCGCTTCCATCCCATCGAGTTCATCCTGTCCATGGGGCTCAAGCTGTCGGTCATCCTGGTCCTCGGCCCGCCCGTGATCGGGGTCATCGCCTTCGAAGTGCTGCTCAACGGTTGCGCCGTATTCAACCACGCCAACGTCCGGTTGCCCATCACCCTGGACAAGTGGCTGCGGCTCATCGTCGTCACGCCGGACCAGCACCGCGTCCACCACTCCACCTCGCCGAAAGAATTCAACATGAACTACGGGTTCAACCTGCCGTGGTGGGACCGGCTTTTTCACACCTACAAACCCCAGCCGGACCTGGGCCACCAGGGAATGAAAATCGGCCTGAACATCTTCCGCGACCCCGTTTTCCTGGGCCTGGGCCGGATGCTGACCATACCTTTCCGGTAA